A genomic window from Salvia hispanica cultivar TCC Black 2014 chromosome 5, UniMelb_Shisp_WGS_1.0, whole genome shotgun sequence includes:
- the LOC125186555 gene encoding protein DETOXIFICATION 35-like isoform X2 has protein sequence MEAPLLEGGVDLIGYDGDYVAVKGLKSWWRLWCIESAKLWKIGGPIAFQIVCQFGMTSATTVFVGHLGDIQLSAFSIALSVVSTFAFGFLLGMGSALETLCGQAFGSGEVEMLGVYMQRSIVILLGTCALLSPLYIFATPILRLLGQKEEIAAPAGVYTLMILPQLCSLAITFPTQKFLQAQSKVSVLAWIAAFSLAFHILLCWLFVCVLGWGTTAAAVAFDLTSWGTAIAQFVYVVGWCKDGWRGFSWAAFHEVWGFLKLSLASAVMLCLEIWYMMSIIILTGHLDDAVTAVGSLSICVRVSNELGMGHPRAARYAVYVTLLQSLAIGIVCMILVLATRNHIALIFTDSQDMQSAVARLSGLLGITMLLNSIQPVVSGVAIGGGWQAQVAYINLACYYVFGLPLGYVLGYVANLGVVGLWGGMIAGVGLQTLLLLLLLYRTNWNKEVEQTTERLRKWGGQQIKSKIPINHGI, from the exons ATGGAGGCGCCTCTGCTTGAAGGCGGGGTTGATCTGATCGGATACGACGGAGACTACGTGGCGGTGAAGGGGTTGAAGTCATGGTGGAGGCTTTGGTGCATAGAGTCGGCCAAGTTGTGGAAAATCGGCGGCCCTATTGCTTTTCAGATAGTCTGTCAGTTCGGAATGACCTCCGCCACCACCGTCTTTGTTGGCCATCTCGGCGACATTCAGCTCTCCGCTTTCTCCATCGCCCTCTCTGTCGTCAGCACCTTCGCCTTCGGCTTCTTG CTTGGCATGGGGAGTGCTCTTGAGACCCTATGCGGGCAGGCATTTGGCAGCGGGGAAGTTGAGATGCTCGGGGTTTATATGCAACGATCCATCGTTATTCTCTTAGGCACTTGCGCCCTCCTCTCGCCTCTCTACATCTTCGCCACTCCCATTCTGAGATTACTCGGACAGAAGGAGGAGATCGCGGCCCCTGCCGGGGTCTACACCCTTATGATTCTCCCTCAGCTCTGCTCCCTTGCTATCACTTTTCCCACTCAGAAATTCCTGCAAGCACAGAGTAAAGTCTCTGTACTTGCATGGATTGCTGCATTCTCTCTGGCTTTCCACATCCTTCTGTGTTGGCTATTTGTCTGTGTTCTTGGGTGGGGAACCACTGCTGCGGCTGTGGCTTTCGATCTCACCAGCTGGGGCACTGCGATCGCGCAGTTTGTTTATGTGGTGGGGTGGTGTAAGGATGGGTGGAGAGGGTTCTCGTGGGCTGCGTTTCACGAGGTTTGGGGCTTCTTGAAGCTGTCGTTGGCGTCTGCCGTTATGTTGTGCCTGGAGATTTGGTATATGATGAGCATCATTATCCTCACTGGCCATCTTGATGATGCAGTCACTGCTGTTGGCTCGCTTTCGATATG CGTTCGAGTGTCAAATGAGCTGGGCATGGGGCACCCTCGAGCAGCAAGATACGCAGTGTACGTGACGCTCTTGCAGTCACTAGCGATAGGGATTGTCTGCATGATACTTGTGCTTGCAACTAGAAACCACATCGCTCTCATATTTACGGATAGTCAAGATATGCAGAGCGCAGTCGCTCGCCTCTCTGGCCTACTTGGGATCACCATGCTTCTCAACAGTATTCAACCGGTCGTATCAG GTGTGGCCATAGGAGGAGGATGGCAAGCCCAAGTAGCTTACATAAACTTGGCATGTTATTATGTCTTTGGTCTACCCCTTGGTTATGTTCTCGGTTATGTGGCGAATCTCGGAGTCGTG GGACTGTGGGGAGGCATGATAGCTGGAGTTGGTTTACAAACATTACTATTATTGCTGCTTCTTTACCGAACTAACTGGAATAAAGAG GTAGAGCAAACGACAGAACGTTTACGAAAATGGGGAGGtcaacaaatcaaatcaaaaattCCCATCAACCATGGAATATAG
- the LOC125186555 gene encoding protein DETOXIFICATION 35-like isoform X1, whose protein sequence is MEAPLLEGGVDLIGYDGDYVAVKGLKSWWRLWCIESAKLWKIGGPIAFQIVCQFGMTSATTVFVGHLGDIQLSAFSIALSVVSTFAFGFLLGMGSALETLCGQAFGSGEVEMLGVYMQRSIVILLGTCALLSPLYIFATPILRLLGQKEEIAAPAGVYTLMILPQLCSLAITFPTQKFLQAQSKVSVLAWIAAFSLAFHILLCWLFVCVLGWGTTAAAVAFDLTSWGTAIAQFVYVVGWCKDGWRGFSWAAFHEVWGFLKLSLASAVMLCLEIWYMMSIIILTGHLDDAVTAVGSLSICMNVNGWESMVFIGVNAAISVRVSNELGMGHPRAARYAVYVTLLQSLAIGIVCMILVLATRNHIALIFTDSQDMQSAVARLSGLLGITMLLNSIQPVVSGVAIGGGWQAQVAYINLACYYVFGLPLGYVLGYVANLGVVGLWGGMIAGVGLQTLLLLLLLYRTNWNKEVEQTTERLRKWGGQQIKSKIPINHGI, encoded by the exons ATGGAGGCGCCTCTGCTTGAAGGCGGGGTTGATCTGATCGGATACGACGGAGACTACGTGGCGGTGAAGGGGTTGAAGTCATGGTGGAGGCTTTGGTGCATAGAGTCGGCCAAGTTGTGGAAAATCGGCGGCCCTATTGCTTTTCAGATAGTCTGTCAGTTCGGAATGACCTCCGCCACCACCGTCTTTGTTGGCCATCTCGGCGACATTCAGCTCTCCGCTTTCTCCATCGCCCTCTCTGTCGTCAGCACCTTCGCCTTCGGCTTCTTG CTTGGCATGGGGAGTGCTCTTGAGACCCTATGCGGGCAGGCATTTGGCAGCGGGGAAGTTGAGATGCTCGGGGTTTATATGCAACGATCCATCGTTATTCTCTTAGGCACTTGCGCCCTCCTCTCGCCTCTCTACATCTTCGCCACTCCCATTCTGAGATTACTCGGACAGAAGGAGGAGATCGCGGCCCCTGCCGGGGTCTACACCCTTATGATTCTCCCTCAGCTCTGCTCCCTTGCTATCACTTTTCCCACTCAGAAATTCCTGCAAGCACAGAGTAAAGTCTCTGTACTTGCATGGATTGCTGCATTCTCTCTGGCTTTCCACATCCTTCTGTGTTGGCTATTTGTCTGTGTTCTTGGGTGGGGAACCACTGCTGCGGCTGTGGCTTTCGATCTCACCAGCTGGGGCACTGCGATCGCGCAGTTTGTTTATGTGGTGGGGTGGTGTAAGGATGGGTGGAGAGGGTTCTCGTGGGCTGCGTTTCACGAGGTTTGGGGCTTCTTGAAGCTGTCGTTGGCGTCTGCCGTTATGTTGTGCCTGGAGATTTGGTATATGATGAGCATCATTATCCTCACTGGCCATCTTGATGATGCAGTCACTGCTGTTGGCTCGCTTTCGATATG CATGAATGTTAATGGTTGGGAATCCATGGTGTTCATAGGAGTCAATGCTGCTATAAG CGTTCGAGTGTCAAATGAGCTGGGCATGGGGCACCCTCGAGCAGCAAGATACGCAGTGTACGTGACGCTCTTGCAGTCACTAGCGATAGGGATTGTCTGCATGATACTTGTGCTTGCAACTAGAAACCACATCGCTCTCATATTTACGGATAGTCAAGATATGCAGAGCGCAGTCGCTCGCCTCTCTGGCCTACTTGGGATCACCATGCTTCTCAACAGTATTCAACCGGTCGTATCAG GTGTGGCCATAGGAGGAGGATGGCAAGCCCAAGTAGCTTACATAAACTTGGCATGTTATTATGTCTTTGGTCTACCCCTTGGTTATGTTCTCGGTTATGTGGCGAATCTCGGAGTCGTG GGACTGTGGGGAGGCATGATAGCTGGAGTTGGTTTACAAACATTACTATTATTGCTGCTTCTTTACCGAACTAACTGGAATAAAGAG GTAGAGCAAACGACAGAACGTTTACGAAAATGGGGAGGtcaacaaatcaaatcaaaaattCCCATCAACCATGGAATATAG